A single genomic interval of Granulicella tundricola MP5ACTX9 harbors:
- the rfbC gene encoding dTDP-4-dehydrorhamnose 3,5-epimerase has translation MQIIDTPLFDVKLIRPRRFGDDRGWFAEMFNTQAFAANGLPAQFVQDNQSFSAKGVLRGLHYQLERPQGKLVRCLSGHIWDVAVDLRRESPDFGKWAAFDLKPLNDAGELELLWIPEGFAHGFLVLSETAEVLYKTTDLYHPLGERCVKWDDPTLAIPWPLEGITPSISGKDALGKTFAEADLP, from the coding sequence ATGCAAATAATCGACACTCCGCTGTTTGATGTGAAGCTGATTCGTCCCCGCCGGTTCGGGGACGACCGCGGTTGGTTCGCGGAAATGTTCAATACGCAGGCGTTTGCGGCAAATGGGCTGCCAGCACAGTTCGTGCAGGACAATCAATCTTTTTCTGCAAAAGGCGTGCTGCGCGGGCTGCATTACCAGTTGGAGCGGCCGCAGGGGAAGCTGGTGCGGTGCCTTTCTGGTCATATCTGGGACGTCGCGGTGGATCTGCGGCGTGAGTCGCCGGATTTCGGCAAATGGGCCGCGTTCGACCTGAAGCCGCTGAACGACGCGGGCGAGCTGGAGCTTTTGTGGATTCCCGAAGGTTTCGCTCACGGATTCCTCGTACTCTCTGAGACTGCTGAGGTTCTATATAAGACGACTGATTTATACCATCCGTTAGGTGAACGGTGTGTTAAATGGGACGACCCGACCCTGGCGATTCCGTGGCCGCTGGAAGGCATTACGCCCTCCATCAGCGGCAAGGATGCGCTGGGGAAGACGTTTGCCGAGGCCGATCTGCCCTAG
- a CDS encoding helix-turn-helix domain-containing protein — MDALLSIDEAARRLGGLSKYTIHAWLSSGKLKRTKLGSRTMIRESELERIANEGEGGKSAGRVREQASDAA; from the coding sequence ATGGACGCACTTCTATCAATTGACGAGGCCGCCCGTAGGCTTGGCGGTCTTAGCAAATACACCATTCACGCATGGCTGAGTTCCGGGAAGTTGAAGAGGACGAAGCTGGGGAGTCGCACGATGATTCGCGAGTCGGAGCTGGAGCGCATTGCGAACGAAGGCGAGGGCGGCAAATCCGCAGGGCGCGTCCGTGAGCAGGCGAGCGATGCCGCCTGA
- the rfbA gene encoding glucose-1-phosphate thymidylyltransferase RfbA, with amino-acid sequence MKGIILAGGSGTRLHPVTQSVSKQLLPVYDKPMIYYPLSALMLTGIREILIISTPEDTPRFEQLLGDGKRWGISLTYAVQPSPDGLAQAFLIGKDFLAGEGCCLVLGDNIFYGHDFPKNLRAAAANVSGATVFAYAVHDPERYGVVEFDASGKAISLEEKPLKPKSRYAVTGIYFYDAQVVGIAENLKPSPRGELEITDVNRWYMERGQLRTEVLGRGMAWLDTGTHDSLLDASNFIQTIEKRQGLKVSCPEEIAFRLGYIDAEQLRVLAGKIAKSTYGQYLLRLIEEPVY; translated from the coding sequence ATGAAGGGAATCATCCTCGCCGGAGGCTCCGGCACGCGGCTTCACCCGGTCACGCAGTCCGTCTCCAAGCAACTCCTGCCGGTCTACGACAAGCCCATGATCTACTACCCGCTCTCGGCCCTTATGCTCACCGGCATCCGCGAGATCCTGATCATCTCCACGCCGGAGGACACCCCGCGCTTCGAGCAGTTGCTCGGCGACGGCAAACGCTGGGGCATCTCCCTCACCTATGCCGTCCAGCCCTCGCCCGATGGCCTCGCCCAGGCCTTCCTCATCGGCAAGGACTTCCTCGCCGGTGAGGGCTGCTGCCTCGTCCTTGGCGACAACATCTTCTACGGCCACGACTTCCCCAAGAACCTCCGCGCTGCCGCGGCCAACGTCAGCGGAGCCACCGTCTTCGCCTACGCCGTCCATGACCCTGAGCGTTACGGCGTCGTGGAGTTCGACGCCAGCGGGAAGGCCATCTCACTGGAAGAGAAGCCCCTCAAGCCCAAGTCCCGCTACGCCGTCACCGGTATCTACTTCTACGACGCCCAGGTCGTCGGCATCGCGGAGAACCTCAAGCCCTCACCTCGCGGCGAGCTCGAGATCACGGACGTCAACCGCTGGTATATGGAGCGCGGACAGCTTCGCACGGAGGTCCTCGGCCGTGGCATGGCGTGGCTGGACACCGGCACCCACGACTCTCTGCTCGACGCCTCGAACTTCATCCAGACCATTGAGAAGCGCCAGGGGCTCAAGGTCTCCTGTCCGGAGGAGATCGCCTTCCGCCTCGGTTATATCGACGCGGAGCAGCTTCGTGTTCTCGCTGGCAAGATCGCCAAGAGCACCTACGGCCAGTACCTTCTGCGCCTCATCGAGGAGCCCGTCTATTAG
- the rfbD gene encoding dTDP-4-dehydrorhamnose reductase encodes MILLTGSTGQVGSALVQALAPFGRVVAPTRAELDLVHPASVREFVRKVNPRWIVNPAAYTAVDKAESETAQAYAVNAELPRILGEEAAQSGAAVIHFSTDYIFDGEGTLPYTEKDIPAPHSIYGSTKLEGERALAATGAAHLIFRTSWVYGATGKNFLLTILNAAKARPELRIVADQHGAPTWSRDLARLTNHAIARAETLANGRPLPEALQPLSGVYHACAAGETTWFGFAQAAVEHEQQRDPAQKLATLTPITTAEYPTPARRPANSRMDTSKLGSLLGFHFPQWQDSLNSVLAELHL; translated from the coding sequence ATGATCCTCCTCACTGGTTCCACCGGCCAGGTCGGCAGCGCGCTGGTGCAGGCCCTCGCTCCGTTCGGCCGGGTCGTCGCACCCACCCGCGCGGAGCTTGACCTCGTCCATCCTGCCTCCGTCCGCGAGTTCGTCCGCAAGGTCAACCCCCGCTGGATCGTCAATCCAGCCGCCTACACCGCCGTCGATAAAGCCGAGTCTGAGACCGCCCAGGCCTACGCGGTCAACGCAGAGCTCCCACGCATCCTCGGCGAAGAGGCCGCGCAGTCCGGCGCAGCCGTCATCCACTTCTCCACCGACTACATCTTCGACGGCGAAGGCACCTTGCCTTACACAGAAAAAGACATCCCCGCCCCCCATAGCATCTACGGCTCTACGAAGCTGGAAGGCGAACGCGCCCTTGCCGCCACCGGTGCCGCCCACCTCATCTTCCGCACCTCCTGGGTCTACGGAGCCACCGGCAAGAACTTCCTCTTGACCATCCTCAACGCCGCCAAGGCACGCCCTGAGCTACGCATCGTCGCAGACCAGCACGGCGCACCCACCTGGTCGCGCGATCTCGCCCGCCTCACGAATCACGCCATCGCCCGCGCAGAGACCCTCGCAAACGGCCGGCCCTTGCCGGAGGCCCTCCAGCCCCTCAGCGGCGTCTACCACGCCTGCGCCGCCGGAGAGACCACATGGTTCGGCTTCGCACAAGCCGCCGTCGAACATGAGCAGCAGCGCGACCCCGCCCAGAAGCTCGCCACCCTCACCCCCATCACCACCGCCGAGTACCCCACCCCCGCACGCCGCCCCGCCAACAGCCGCATGGACACCTCCAAGCTCGGCAGCCTGCTCGGCTTCCACTTCCCGCAGTGGCAGGACTCCCTCAACTCCGTCCTCGCGGAGCTACACCTCTAG
- a CDS encoding recombinase family protein, translated as MANGKFISYLRVSTARQGASGLGLEAQREAVSRYLNGGRWTLVQEVMEVESGKRNDRPAIAEALRLCRLHKATLVIAKLDRLARNVHFISSLMKTGVDFIACDFPEANRLTVHILAAVAEHEATMISARTKAALEVAKERGVTLGGMRGNLGRMASMASHGTQRSAIVRADRASKRSADLLPVINELQRGGLRTLREIAEGLNSAGISTARGGKWSATQVMRELRSEANWQDHSRQPR; from the coding sequence ATGGCAAATGGCAAATTCATCTCCTACCTCAGAGTTTCAACAGCCCGCCAGGGTGCAAGCGGTTTGGGCTTGGAAGCGCAACGTGAGGCTGTGAGTCGTTACTTGAACGGAGGACGCTGGACACTAGTTCAAGAGGTGATGGAAGTTGAGAGTGGGAAGCGGAATGACCGCCCCGCGATTGCTGAGGCCCTGCGTCTCTGTCGCCTTCATAAGGCGACCTTAGTAATTGCTAAATTGGACCGTCTGGCACGCAACGTGCACTTTATCTCTTCACTCATGAAAACAGGGGTTGATTTCATCGCTTGTGACTTTCCCGAGGCCAACCGCCTCACCGTGCATATTTTGGCCGCTGTCGCCGAACACGAAGCCACCATGATTTCGGCTCGTACTAAGGCCGCGCTTGAAGTGGCAAAAGAGCGTGGGGTCACACTGGGCGGTATGAGGGGGAATCTGGGGCGAATGGCTTCAATGGCTTCTCATGGAACGCAAAGAAGTGCAATTGTGAGAGCAGACAGGGCCTCAAAGCGAAGCGCGGATCTGCTTCCCGTCATCAATGAATTGCAACGTGGAGGGTTACGGACCCTGCGGGAAATCGCCGAGGGCCTAAATTCAGCGGGTATATCGACCGCTCGCGGAGGGAAGTGGAGCGCCACCCAAGTCATGCGAGAATTGCGTTCTGAGGCGAACTGGCAAGACCACTCCCGCCAACCTCGATAA
- a CDS encoding IS5 family transposase, producing MKQQTFASQSIFEKYGRKSRRELFLDEMEVVVPWPELQALVEPHYPKAGNGRRPVGLAIMLRTYFMQQWFNLSDPGVEEAFYESFTLRRFAGVDLGVAPAPDETTVLRFRHLLEKHDLGGAMLDAVNLHLAARGIRIETGTIVDATIIHAPSSTKNEKKERDPAMRQTRKGKQWYFGLKAHIGVDAKEGHVHSVATSAANVSDVHMLPDLLHGDERKVWGDGGYQGQTKAIRQAAPKAQDMTCKRTRFKNYVDEAAKKKNTTKSKVRAKVEHVFRILKRVFGFDKVRYRGIAKNHHRLCANFALINLYLHRKHLAGTAA from the coding sequence ATGAAGCAGCAGACGTTTGCGTCCCAGTCGATCTTTGAGAAGTATGGGCGGAAGTCTCGGCGGGAGCTGTTTTTGGATGAGATGGAAGTGGTTGTTCCGTGGCCCGAGTTACAGGCTCTGGTCGAACCGCACTACCCGAAGGCCGGCAACGGCCGTCGTCCTGTCGGGCTTGCGATCATGCTTCGGACGTACTTTATGCAACAGTGGTTCAACTTGTCCGACCCCGGCGTCGAAGAGGCGTTTTATGAGTCCTTCACGCTGCGGCGGTTCGCTGGTGTTGACCTGGGCGTGGCTCCGGCACCGGATGAAACGACAGTGCTGCGCTTCCGCCACCTGCTCGAAAAGCATGACCTTGGCGGTGCCATGCTCGACGCGGTGAACCTGCATCTGGCGGCCAGGGGCATCCGCATCGAGACCGGCACGATCGTGGATGCGACCATTATTCATGCGCCTTCTTCGACCAAGAACGAGAAGAAAGAGCGTGATCCGGCGATGCGTCAGACTCGTAAGGGCAAGCAGTGGTACTTCGGACTGAAGGCGCACATCGGCGTTGATGCAAAAGAAGGTCACGTGCATTCGGTGGCGACGTCTGCGGCCAACGTTTCAGACGTTCACATGCTGCCGGATTTGCTGCATGGCGACGAGCGAAAGGTGTGGGGCGACGGCGGCTATCAAGGCCAGACCAAGGCCATCCGGCAGGCCGCGCCCAAGGCCCAGGACATGACCTGCAAGCGAACCAGGTTCAAGAACTATGTCGATGAAGCGGCAAAGAAGAAGAATACGACGAAATCAAAAGTAAGAGCGAAAGTAGAACACGTCTTCCGTATCCTGAAGCGCGTCTTCGGCTTCGACAAGGTACGCTACAGAGGCATCGCCAAGAACCATCACCGGCTATGCGCCAACTTCGCCCTCATCAACCTCTACCTCCACCGCAAGCACCTGGCGGGAACCGCCGCCTAG
- the rfbB gene encoding dTDP-glucose 4,6-dehydratase, whose translation MIDPESILVTGGAGFIGSNFVLDWFAQPAQATRLINLDKLTYAGNPANLESLRGNPGYTFVQGDINDAALVAKLFAEHQPKAIVHFAAESHVDRSIVGPEAFLKTNIDGTFTLLQAAKNYYATLTPERQEDFRFLHVSTDEVYGTLAPEDPAFHEKTPYAPNSPYAASKAASDHLVRAWFHTYGLPTIITNCSNNYGPYHFPEKLIPLMITHALEGKPLPIYGDGQQIRDWLYVRDHCSALRTVLATGRVGETYNVGGGNQRSNLQVVNRLCEILDELRPDSPHAPHAQLIRYVTDRPGHDRRYAIDARKLESELNWHAQESFETGLRKTVEWYLANSPWVDNVTSGAYQNWMAQNYGSRTEEGSK comes from the coding sequence TTGATCGATCCCGAAAGCATTCTCGTCACCGGTGGCGCCGGATTCATCGGCTCCAACTTCGTTCTCGACTGGTTCGCCCAGCCCGCCCAGGCCACCCGCCTGATCAATCTCGACAAGCTCACCTACGCCGGCAACCCCGCCAATCTTGAATCCCTCCGCGGCAACCCCGGCTACACCTTCGTCCAGGGCGATATCAACGACGCCGCACTCGTCGCCAAGCTCTTTGCCGAGCACCAGCCCAAAGCCATCGTCCACTTCGCCGCTGAAAGCCACGTCGACCGTTCCATCGTCGGCCCGGAGGCCTTCCTCAAGACCAACATCGACGGCACCTTCACCCTCCTGCAGGCCGCAAAGAACTACTACGCGACGCTCACCCCTGAGCGGCAGGAAGACTTCCGCTTCCTCCACGTCTCCACGGACGAGGTCTACGGCACCCTCGCACCCGAAGACCCCGCCTTCCATGAAAAGACGCCCTACGCCCCCAACAGCCCGTATGCCGCCTCCAAGGCTGCCAGCGATCACCTGGTCCGCGCCTGGTTCCACACCTACGGCCTGCCCACGATCATCACCAACTGCTCCAACAACTACGGCCCGTACCACTTCCCGGAGAAGTTGATCCCGCTGATGATCACGCATGCCCTTGAAGGCAAGCCGCTGCCCATCTACGGCGACGGCCAGCAGATCCGCGACTGGCTCTACGTCCGCGATCACTGCTCCGCCCTCCGCACGGTTCTCGCCACCGGCCGCGTAGGCGAAACCTACAACGTCGGTGGCGGCAACCAGCGCTCGAACCTCCAGGTCGTGAACCGTCTCTGCGAGATCCTCGACGAACTTCGCCCAGACTCGCCCCATGCCCCCCACGCGCAGTTGATCCGGTACGTCACGGACCGCCCCGGCCACGATCGCCGCTACGCCATCGACGCCCGCAAGTTGGAATCCGAGCTCAACTGGCACGCCCAGGAAAGCTTTGAGACCGGCCTCCGCAAGACCGTCGAGTGGTACCTCGCAAACTCCCCCTGGGTCGACAACGTCACCAGCGGCGCATACCAGAACTGGATGGCGCAGAACTACGGCAGCCGGACAGAAGAGGGCAGCAAATGA